From Cecembia calidifontis, one genomic window encodes:
- a CDS encoding ArsR/SmtB family transcription factor, with the protein MRLKNISLSYGMRIFKALSEEPRVRILHLLLQNKELSISDLEHILDFTQTKTSRHLGYLKNAGLVGSRRVDQWIFYYILDEAQEIIQQIFKFIQKDVNLIRDQEVYNILHSNRELAKNKIENNPYRK; encoded by the coding sequence ATGAGGCTCAAAAATATAAGCTTAAGTTATGGGATGCGCATCTTCAAGGCCTTGTCAGAAGAGCCAAGAGTCCGCATTTTACATCTTTTGTTACAAAATAAGGAGCTTTCTATCTCAGACCTGGAGCATATCTTGGATTTTACCCAGACCAAGACAAGCCGGCATTTGGGTTATCTGAAAAATGCCGGTTTGGTGGGCAGCAGGAGAGTGGACCAGTGGATTTTTTATTATATCCTCGATGAGGCACAGGAGATAATACAGCAGATTTTTAAGTTTATCCAAAAAGATGTGAACCTCATTCGCGACCAAGAGGTTTACAATATATTGCATTCCAACAGGGAATTGGCAAAAAATAAAATAGAGAACAATCCTTATCGCAAATAA
- a CDS encoding YjjG family noncanonical pyrimidine nucleotidase, whose product MKTYQHLFFDLDHTLWDYDRNVQESLTELHDVYQLVNRGIDSPEKFIESFYNVNFKLWALYDIGKIDKDSLREKRFKLVFENAGADPDLVPKLMEEDFMHRTSSKPHVLPYTFEILEYLRPNYGLHIISNGFNESQAKKMEASGLTPYFDLVITSETTGHKKPDPRIFQYALDKLGIKNTETIMIGDNPNSDILGAIRANIDNVYFDPHQKGIEHQPTYTIRHLKELEGLL is encoded by the coding sequence TTGAAAACTTACCAACACCTTTTCTTTGACCTGGACCATACCTTGTGGGATTATGACAGGAACGTACAGGAATCCCTCACAGAGTTACATGATGTTTATCAATTGGTGAACAGAGGGATTGACAGTCCAGAAAAATTTATCGAGTCTTTTTATAATGTCAATTTTAAACTTTGGGCTTTATACGATATTGGTAAAATAGACAAGGATTCCCTCAGAGAGAAAAGGTTCAAGCTGGTTTTTGAAAATGCCGGAGCGGACCCCGATTTAGTTCCCAAGCTTATGGAAGAGGATTTTATGCACCGGACTTCTTCCAAGCCACATGTATTGCCCTATACATTTGAAATTTTGGAGTATCTCCGGCCCAATTATGGCTTACATATCATTTCCAATGGTTTCAATGAAAGTCAGGCCAAAAAAATGGAGGCTTCAGGTCTTACTCCTTATTTTGATCTGGTCATTACCTCGGAGACTACGGGGCATAAAAAGCCTGATCCGAGAATTTTCCAATATGCCCTGGACAAGTTGGGAATAAAAAACACAGAGACGATCATGATAGGGGATAATCCCAATTCAGACATTCTGGGTGCTATCAGGGCCAATATTGATAATGTCTATTTTGACCCCCATCAGAAAGGGATAGAACATCAACCCACTTATACCATCAGACATCTGAAAGAATTGGAGGGACTATTGTAA
- the pruA gene encoding L-glutamate gamma-semialdehyde dehydrogenase, whose protein sequence is MLKGFFNVPTPHNEPVKSYAPGSPERKELQAKIQELRAQQIDVPMYIGSEEVRTGNKKPMSPPHDHQHILGYFHEGDASHVEQAINAALGAKHAWENMEWEQRAAIFLKAADLIAGPYRAKLNAATMLGQSKNAFQAEIDSACEIIDFLRFNVKYMTEIYQQQPPVSGNGVWNRVEQRPLEGFVFALTPFNFTAIAGNLPTSAAMMGNTVVWKPAYTQIYSANVLMEIFKEAGVPDGVINLVYVDGPTAGNIIFNHPDFAGIHFTGSTGVFQHIWKTIGENIYKYKSYPRIVGETGGKDFVIAHKSANPKAVAVGLSRGAFEYQGQKCSAASRAYIPSNLWEDVKKYLLEDLASMKMGGTEDFTNFINAVIDEKAFDKISRYIDNAKKAEGVEIIAGGNYDKSKGYFIEPTVIVTKDPMYTTMCEEIFGPVLTIYVYHENHFEEALELVDQTSPYALTGAVFSTDRYAIELATKKLRNAAGNFYINDKPTGAVVGQQPFGGARASGTNDKAGSMINLLRWVSPRTIKETFVSPLDYRYPFLGKD, encoded by the coding sequence ATGTTGAAAGGATTTTTCAATGTGCCTACCCCGCACAATGAACCCGTAAAAAGTTATGCGCCCGGCTCACCGGAAAGGAAAGAGTTGCAGGCCAAAATTCAAGAGCTCAGAGCACAGCAGATAGATGTGCCTATGTATATCGGTTCGGAAGAGGTAAGGACAGGCAATAAAAAGCCCATGTCCCCTCCGCATGACCACCAACATATCCTTGGCTATTTTCATGAGGGAGACGCCTCCCATGTCGAGCAGGCCATCAATGCCGCATTAGGAGCCAAGCATGCCTGGGAAAATATGGAGTGGGAACAAAGGGCTGCCATTTTCCTGAAAGCTGCTGACCTGATTGCCGGTCCGTACAGGGCGAAATTAAATGCCGCCACCATGCTGGGGCAGTCAAAAAATGCTTTTCAGGCCGAGATTGATTCTGCCTGTGAAATCATAGATTTCCTTCGCTTCAATGTGAAGTACATGACAGAAATTTACCAGCAGCAGCCACCTGTATCAGGTAATGGTGTCTGGAACAGGGTCGAACAAAGACCTTTGGAAGGTTTTGTTTTTGCTTTGACACCCTTCAATTTTACAGCCATAGCCGGTAACTTGCCTACTTCTGCTGCGATGATGGGCAACACGGTAGTATGGAAGCCCGCCTACACCCAAATCTATTCTGCGAATGTCCTGATGGAGATATTTAAAGAAGCCGGGGTGCCGGATGGCGTGATCAACTTGGTCTATGTAGATGGACCAACTGCAGGAAATATCATTTTCAATCATCCTGATTTTGCCGGAATCCATTTCACAGGGTCCACGGGGGTGTTCCAACATATTTGGAAAACTATTGGAGAAAATATTTACAAGTACAAGTCCTATCCAAGAATTGTAGGGGAAACAGGAGGCAAGGACTTTGTAATTGCCCACAAGTCGGCCAATCCTAAAGCTGTAGCCGTTGGACTTTCGAGAGGAGCTTTCGAATACCAGGGCCAAAAATGTTCAGCTGCTTCCCGAGCTTACATCCCAAGCAACCTTTGGGAGGATGTGAAGAAATACCTTTTGGAAGATCTTGCTTCCATGAAGATGGGCGGGACCGAAGATTTCACCAATTTCATCAATGCCGTAATCGATGAGAAGGCATTCGATAAAATCTCCAGGTACATTGACAATGCCAAGAAAGCAGAAGGGGTTGAAATCATTGCTGGAGGTAATTATGACAAATCCAAAGGCTATTTTATCGAGCCAACAGTAATAGTGACTAAAGATCCGATGTACACGACCATGTGTGAAGAGATTTTTGGTCCGGTCTTGACCATTTATGTGTACCACGAGAACCATTTTGAGGAAGCGCTTGAGCTGGTGGATCAGACTTCTCCCTATGCCTTGACAGGTGCTGTGTTCTCAACAGACCGTTATGCCATAGAGTTGGCTACCAAAAAATTGAGAAATGCAGCAGGTAATTTCTACATCAATGACAAGCCCACCGGTGCGGTTGTAGGTCAGCAGCCTTTTGGTGGAGCCAGAGCTTCAGGTACCAATGACAAGGCCGGTTCTATGATCAACCTGCTCCGTTGGGTATCTCCAAGGACGATCAAAGAAACCTTTGTGTCCCCATTGGATTACAGGTATCCGTTTTTGGGGAAAGATTGA
- a CDS encoding DUF4221 family protein, with product MNILPYYFKIIKITSTFLLGLILLFSCTDSKKAATFIERDLADFIVDTLYLEKDTLTRSLPDEFTYLEQNGKRYLFGYSRLRLYQYEYTTGKLLKTVYFDREGPDGIGSFVSGSLITEDGIFFISDQKHIVHTGFDGKVLGRYPLPEVPEERLAVNFSAVNGNKMSYDKEKKQLILADVPFVLKEPNMGYENWVWRYDLGKRSAEPIPFKYPEIYRQHYDDPELGIYSHTFLDFKNLHVVSFPVTDSLLVIDRKSAKWVGSKSATPLIFQKGTTIQQGEYMVFSPSMETSRYKWTFLEPNSQLLFRYVDIQTKVLEEGEIVNRSSFILHNLDFETIGELFFDNRQIAPSGFATPNGYFFKLLNPDSDDSEAYIKVGLNF from the coding sequence ATGAATATTTTACCTTACTATTTTAAAATCATAAAAATTACAAGCACATTTTTATTGGGATTAATCCTTTTGTTCTCTTGTACAGATTCCAAGAAGGCAGCCACTTTTATTGAAAGGGATCTGGCCGATTTCATCGTAGATACTTTATATCTGGAAAAGGATACCCTCACCAGAAGTCTTCCCGATGAGTTTACCTACTTGGAACAAAACGGTAAAAGGTATTTGTTCGGCTACTCCCGATTAAGGTTATACCAGTATGAGTACACCACAGGAAAATTGCTAAAAACTGTTTATTTTGACAGGGAAGGGCCTGATGGGATTGGGTCCTTTGTTTCGGGGAGTCTGATAACTGAGGACGGGATATTTTTTATTTCCGACCAAAAACATATCGTTCACACTGGTTTTGATGGGAAAGTCTTGGGAAGATATCCATTGCCTGAGGTTCCTGAGGAAAGATTAGCAGTCAACTTCAGTGCGGTCAATGGAAATAAGATGAGCTATGATAAGGAAAAGAAGCAGTTGATTTTGGCTGATGTTCCTTTTGTGCTGAAAGAGCCGAATATGGGCTATGAAAATTGGGTTTGGAGGTATGACTTGGGTAAAAGAAGTGCAGAACCTATCCCTTTCAAATACCCGGAAATATATAGGCAGCATTATGACGATCCCGAACTGGGGATCTATTCCCACACATTCCTTGATTTCAAAAATCTCCATGTGGTCAGCTTTCCTGTGACGGATTCCTTATTGGTAATTGACAGGAAAAGTGCCAAATGGGTAGGTTCTAAAAGTGCAACACCATTGATCTTTCAAAAAGGAACAACCATTCAGCAGGGTGAATACATGGTTTTTTCACCCAGCATGGAGACGAGCAGGTACAAATGGACTTTTTTGGAACCAAATTCCCAATTACTATTTCGGTATGTGGACATTCAAACCAAGGTTCTTGAGGAAGGGGAAATTGTCAACAGAAGCAGTTTTATCTTGCATAATCTTGATTTTGAAACAATTGGCGAATTGTTTTTTGACAACCGACAGATCGCGCCCTCAGGATTTGCAACTCCGAACGGGTATTTTTTCAAGCTACTCAACCCGGATTCAGATGACAGTGAAGCTTATATCAAGGTGGGTTTGAATTTTTGA
- a CDS encoding 6-bladed beta-propeller, translating to MNFKKLILITAVGTCFLGLNSCGENTATQQLPELKITPKDILTFDQIASEVEFIPMIIPKESPLKLLPFDPVLFISDKIYFSTGDYNDASVHVFDLDGQYQRSFNKQGGGPGEYKELSALEVWGDDLVVWDGFGTFYQYGLEDFSFVKTSKVSERKYIPDYQKLDDNKWILVYDIEDLDQEGYYPVFHLYDFATNSVQPLSIKAPALTSELTEGMIAKIEGESYLLNFGASDTLFRFKNGKVMPWVKLNLDNNNLPENYKHQPEETIENLLMEQRYNFNTGAILAAGNTIRISVFGLKKVQDFDPDNVGSFPIYDVYVNYPNTEVKVSRAFGNFGGKGFAKDDYFYEWLYAEYFMAYLESGFFGKFTVDLENAMEKLVDQEDPILVKYKVRF from the coding sequence ATGAATTTCAAAAAGTTAATTTTGATTACAGCTGTGGGCACTTGCTTTTTAGGCTTAAACTCATGCGGTGAAAATACAGCTACCCAACAGCTGCCTGAACTGAAAATCACTCCAAAAGATATCCTTACTTTCGACCAAATTGCTTCGGAAGTGGAATTTATTCCTATGATTATCCCGAAAGAATCACCATTGAAGTTGCTTCCATTTGATCCTGTTTTGTTCATCAGTGATAAGATTTATTTTTCTACAGGTGATTATAATGATGCTTCTGTACATGTTTTTGATCTTGATGGTCAATATCAAAGAAGTTTTAACAAACAAGGAGGAGGCCCAGGAGAATACAAGGAACTATCCGCTTTAGAGGTATGGGGCGATGACTTGGTGGTTTGGGATGGATTTGGAACTTTTTACCAATATGGTTTAGAGGATTTCTCTTTTGTCAAGACAAGTAAGGTTTCAGAAAGGAAGTATATACCCGATTATCAAAAATTGGACGATAATAAATGGATTTTGGTATATGATATTGAAGATTTGGACCAAGAAGGATATTATCCTGTATTCCATCTTTATGATTTTGCTACCAATAGTGTGCAGCCCTTATCCATTAAAGCTCCTGCATTGACGAGTGAGCTTACCGAAGGGATGATTGCCAAAATAGAAGGGGAATCATACCTTCTGAATTTTGGAGCCTCCGATACATTGTTTAGATTCAAAAATGGGAAGGTCATGCCTTGGGTCAAGCTCAATCTTGATAACAATAACCTTCCTGAAAATTATAAACACCAGCCTGAAGAAACTATTGAGAATCTTTTAATGGAGCAGCGGTATAATTTCAATACAGGGGCAATCCTTGCAGCGGGAAACACTATCAGGATATCTGTTTTTGGGTTAAAAAAAGTGCAGGATTTTGATCCCGATAATGTAGGTAGTTTTCCCATATATGATGTCTATGTCAACTATCCCAATACCGAAGTCAAAGTGTCGCGGGCGTTTGGCAATTTCGGTGGAAAAGGCTTCGCTAAAGACGACTATTTTTATGAGTGGCTTTATGCTGAATATTTTATGGCCTACCTCGAAAGTGGTTTCTTTGGAAAATTTACAGTTGATTTGGAAAATGCAATGGAGAAATTGGTGGATCAGGAAGATCCGATTTTAGTAAAATATAAAGTGCGTTTTTAA
- the ftsY gene encoding signal recognition particle-docking protein FtsY, giving the protein MGIFGFFSKEKKESLDQGLQKSSENIFSKLSKAVVGKSKVDDEILDELEEILITSDVGVDTTIKIIRRIEERVAKDKYLNTSELDQILREEIMGLLEENQSQDLSDFDLHADKKPYVIMVVGVNGVGKTTTIGKLAHQFKQAGKSVVLGAADTFRAAAVDQLILWGERVGVPVVSHGMNTDPASVAFDAVKQGVETNSDVVIVDTAGRLHTKVNLMNELTKIKRVMQKFIEDAPHEILLVLDGSTGQNAFIQAKEFTKATEVTALAITKLDGTAKGGVVIGISDQFKIPVKYIGVGEKMTDLQVFNRKEFVDSLFKKK; this is encoded by the coding sequence ATGGGAATTTTCGGTTTCTTTTCGAAGGAAAAAAAAGAAAGTCTGGATCAGGGACTTCAAAAATCCAGCGAGAATATTTTTTCAAAACTCAGTAAAGCAGTAGTCGGCAAATCCAAGGTCGATGATGAGATATTGGATGAACTGGAAGAAATCCTCATCACCTCTGATGTAGGGGTAGATACTACTATCAAGATCATCCGAAGGATAGAAGAACGGGTAGCCAAAGACAAATACCTGAACACTTCTGAGCTGGACCAAATTCTAAGAGAAGAAATCATGGGGCTTTTGGAAGAAAACCAAAGCCAGGACCTTTCAGATTTTGACCTTCATGCTGACAAAAAACCTTATGTGATTATGGTCGTGGGTGTGAATGGCGTGGGAAAAACCACTACCATCGGCAAATTGGCCCATCAGTTCAAGCAAGCAGGAAAGTCCGTGGTTTTGGGTGCTGCAGACACCTTTAGAGCTGCCGCAGTAGATCAGCTCATCCTCTGGGGAGAAAGGGTTGGAGTTCCGGTAGTTTCTCATGGCATGAATACAGATCCCGCTTCTGTTGCTTTTGATGCGGTAAAACAAGGGGTAGAGACCAATTCCGATGTAGTGATTGTAGATACAGCAGGCCGTCTGCACACCAAAGTCAACCTCATGAATGAACTGACCAAAATCAAAAGGGTCATGCAGAAATTCATCGAAGATGCTCCCCATGAGATCCTCTTGGTATTGGATGGCTCAACCGGCCAAAACGCCTTTATACAGGCCAAGGAATTTACTAAAGCCACAGAAGTAACCGCGCTCGCTATCACCAAACTGGATGGTACAGCCAAAGGGGGAGTAGTGATCGGTATTTCCGATCAGTTCAAAATCCCCGTGAAATATATCGGTGTGGGCGAAAAAATGACAGATTTGCAGGTTTTTAACAGAAAAGAATTTGTGGATTCGCTTTTCAAAAAGAAATAA
- a CDS encoding DUF4295 domain-containing protein — MAKKVVATLKKEGGITYAKVIKAVKSEKTGAYTFKEEMVPTPMVQDVLKK; from the coding sequence ATGGCTAAGAAAGTAGTAGCAACCCTGAAAAAAGAAGGTGGTATCACTTACGCTAAGGTAATCAAGGCTGTGAAGTCAGAAAAAACCGGTGCTTATACCTTCAAAGAAGAAATGGTTCCTACCCCTATGGTACAGGACGTTTTGAAAAAATAA
- the rpmG gene encoding 50S ribosomal protein L33: protein MAKKGNRVQVVLECTEHKNSGVPGTSRYITTKNRKNTTERLELKKYNPILKKVTVHKEIK, encoded by the coding sequence ATGGCTAAGAAAGGTAATAGAGTTCAGGTAGTGTTGGAATGTACTGAGCACAAAAACTCAGGTGTTCCAGGAACATCCAGGTACATCACCACCAAAAACCGTAAAAACACCACTGAAAGATTGGAGTTGAAAAAATACAACCCTATCTTGAAGAAAGTGACGGTTCACAAAGAAATTAAATAA
- the rpmB gene encoding 50S ribosomal protein L28: MAKVCDITGKRPRVGNNVSHANNKTKRKFYPNLHKKNFYIPEEDAWITLKVCTKALRTINKKGVSAVLKEAQDKGMIIIK; encoded by the coding sequence ATGGCAAAAGTTTGTGACATCACCGGTAAAAGACCTCGAGTAGGTAATAATGTATCGCACGCGAACAACAAGACCAAGCGTAAGTTCTATCCAAACTTGCACAAAAAAAACTTCTACATCCCTGAAGAAGATGCTTGGATCACGTTGAAAGTTTGTACTAAAGCCTTGAGAACCATCAATAAGAAAGGTGTAAGCGCTGTATTGAAGGAAGCTCAGGACAAAGGTATGATCATCATTAAATAA
- a CDS encoding IS256 family transposase, whose amino-acid sequence MKKEDLLNDDFLKQFRTAGELNSFLQQLQKRAVEKMLEGELDAHLGYEKHQNSDNPNSRNGYSTKTIKNTFGEAEIKVPRDREGSFEPALVPKRRSMAEGVENVIISMYAKGMSNQDIEEQIRELYDINVSTSTISRVTGAVAEDIVAWRNRPLDPVYLIVWMDGISFKVRENSKVVNKTVYIAVGLRTNGLKEILGLWLGKNESSAFWMGVLTDLKARGVEDILITATDNLNGFTDTIKASFPQSVTQICVVHQIRNACRYVAWKDRRAFTRDMKEIYTAPTKDAAWAALNDFAKKWESKYAYAIKSWRDNWDELTVFFDYPAEIRKIIYTTNLIENLNGKIRKYTKNKLSFPTDDAVMKSVFLAAREASKKWTMPIRDWGAILNSFLLIFGDRVRLLDT is encoded by the coding sequence ATGAAAAAAGAAGATCTCCTAAATGATGACTTCCTCAAGCAGTTCAGGACTGCCGGGGAGCTTAATTCCTTCCTTCAACAGCTTCAGAAAAGAGCCGTTGAGAAAATGCTTGAAGGCGAGCTGGATGCCCATCTTGGCTATGAAAAGCATCAGAATTCCGATAATCCCAATTCAAGGAACGGCTATTCCACCAAAACAATAAAAAACACATTTGGGGAAGCTGAAATCAAAGTTCCAAGAGACAGGGAGGGTAGCTTTGAGCCTGCTCTCGTGCCCAAACGCAGAAGCATGGCGGAGGGCGTTGAAAACGTGATCATATCCATGTATGCCAAGGGAATGTCAAACCAGGACATCGAAGAGCAGATCCGCGAGCTTTATGACATCAATGTATCCACTTCCACCATCTCAAGGGTTACCGGTGCCGTAGCGGAGGATATTGTTGCATGGAGAAACAGGCCGCTTGACCCTGTATACCTGATCGTTTGGATGGACGGTATATCCTTCAAAGTCAGGGAGAACTCCAAAGTGGTCAACAAGACCGTTTACATTGCCGTTGGCCTCAGAACTAACGGCCTTAAAGAGATCCTAGGCCTTTGGCTTGGCAAGAATGAATCTTCGGCTTTCTGGATGGGGGTACTTACTGATCTGAAAGCCAGAGGGGTTGAAGATATTCTCATAACGGCAACTGACAACCTGAACGGGTTTACTGATACGATAAAAGCTTCATTCCCCCAATCAGTCACTCAGATATGTGTCGTCCACCAGATCAGAAACGCATGTAGATATGTCGCATGGAAAGACCGCAGGGCGTTTACAAGGGATATGAAGGAAATTTATACCGCCCCTACAAAAGATGCTGCTTGGGCTGCCCTGAACGATTTTGCCAAAAAATGGGAATCCAAATACGCTTATGCCATCAAAAGCTGGAGGGACAACTGGGATGAACTCACCGTTTTCTTCGATTACCCGGCTGAAATCCGTAAAATCATCTATACCACCAACCTGATTGAAAATCTCAATGGAAAGATCAGAAAATACACCAAAAACAAGCTCTCTTTCCCGACAGATGATGCCGTAATGAAGTCTGTTTTTCTCGCTGCAAGAGAAGCATCGAAAAAATGGACTATGCCTATCAGAGACTGGGGAGCTATTCTTAACAGTTTCCTGCTTATATTTGGTGATAGGGTCAGGCTTCTTGATACCTGA
- a CDS encoding DUF5522 domain-containing protein → MNSKKKPTSPMELRPGDYYFNEQGLMVFTAQYHLRRGYCCGSGCRHCPYKEKGVE, encoded by the coding sequence ATGAATTCCAAAAAGAAGCCAACTTCTCCAATGGAGTTGAGGCCAGGTGATTATTATTTTAACGAACAGGGACTGATGGTCTTTACAGCACAGTACCATTTGAGAAGAGGCTATTGTTGTGGAAGCGGATGCAGGCATTGTCCCTATAAGGAGAAGGGAGTTGAGTGA
- the rocD gene encoding ornithine--oxo-acid transaminase: MMETINSSKQAIALEDKYGAHNYHPLPVVLSKGEGVFLWDVEGKKYYDFLSAYSAVNQGHCHPRIKGALIEQAGTLTLTSRAFYNDVLGPFEKYITEYFGFDKVLPMNTGAEGVETAIKIARKWGYEKKGVAEGQAKIVVAENNFHGRTSTIISFSSDANARKNFGPYMPGFIRIPYNDIDALKAALEDETVVGFLVEPIQGEAGVYTPAEDYIRNCAAICKAKNVLLIADEIQTGIARTGSLLAVCGNCTCEGHCERQSTYTKPDILILGKAISGGFYPVSAVLADEAVMEVIKPGTHGSTFGGNPLGAKVAMTALEVVRDEKLAQNARKLGKVFRERMQVLVDKYSILKLVRGKGLLNAVVVNDSPQSSTAWDMCIKLAEHGLLAKPTHGNIIRFAPPLVMTEEQLHDCCDIIEKVVKEFER, encoded by the coding sequence ATGATGGAAACAATAAACTCAAGTAAGCAGGCCATTGCATTGGAAGATAAGTATGGAGCCCATAATTACCATCCTTTGCCGGTGGTATTGTCCAAAGGTGAGGGGGTTTTTCTCTGGGATGTGGAAGGGAAAAAATACTATGATTTTTTATCTGCCTATTCTGCGGTCAACCAAGGACACTGTCATCCCAGGATCAAGGGGGCATTGATTGAGCAAGCCGGAACCTTGACACTGACTTCAAGGGCGTTTTACAATGATGTTTTGGGTCCCTTTGAGAAATACATTACCGAATATTTTGGTTTTGATAAAGTGCTGCCCATGAATACAGGAGCAGAAGGAGTGGAGACAGCCATCAAAATTGCGAGGAAATGGGGCTATGAGAAAAAGGGAGTGGCTGAAGGACAGGCTAAAATTGTAGTGGCAGAAAATAATTTTCACGGCAGGACCTCTACCATCATTTCATTTTCGTCAGATGCCAATGCCAGGAAAAACTTTGGCCCCTACATGCCAGGCTTTATCCGCATACCTTACAATGATATAGATGCCCTCAAGGCAGCCCTGGAAGATGAAACGGTAGTGGGATTCTTAGTCGAACCGATTCAGGGAGAGGCAGGGGTGTACACGCCCGCTGAGGATTATATCCGTAATTGTGCGGCGATCTGTAAGGCAAAGAACGTGCTCCTTATAGCTGATGAAATTCAGACGGGAATTGCAAGGACGGGTTCTCTTTTGGCTGTTTGCGGCAACTGTACCTGCGAAGGGCATTGCGAAAGGCAAAGTACCTATACCAAGCCGGACATCCTGATTTTGGGCAAGGCCATTTCCGGAGGATTCTATCCCGTTTCGGCTGTTTTGGCAGATGAAGCGGTCATGGAAGTGATCAAGCCGGGCACCCATGGATCCACTTTTGGCGGCAATCCCTTGGGCGCAAAAGTCGCCATGACAGCCTTGGAAGTTGTGAGGGACGAAAAACTGGCCCAAAATGCCAGGAAATTGGGTAAGGTTTTCCGTGAGCGTATGCAGGTATTAGTGGACAAATACAGTATTTTAAAATTGGTGAGAGGTAAGGGTTTGCTCAATGCTGTGGTTGTCAATGATTCACCTCAGAGCAGTACCGCCTGGGATATGTGTATAAAATTGGCTGAGCATGGCCTTCTTGCAAAACCCACACACGGTAATATCATCCGATTTGCTCCTCCTTTGGTCATGACTGAAGAGCAACTGCATGATTGCTGTGATATCATCGAGAAGGTGGTGAAGGAATTTGAGAGGTGA
- a CDS encoding HAD family hydrolase yields the protein MKKAIIFDMDGVICHTNPFHSVAFQEFFAKRGLYPTEEEFSLHMYGKSNSYIMSHFLGRKIEGQELLELEDEKESLFREIYQDKVNPINGFLEFFESLKENGLLTGVATSAPRANLELIIGKLGIVEKMESTLASEDVKKHKPDPEIYLKSAKNLEMFPECCVVFEDSFSGVTAAKNAGMKVIGVLSSHTKKELPVCDLYIEDYRGLDVKNILNLLFN from the coding sequence ATGAAAAAAGCCATTATTTTCGACATGGACGGTGTTATCTGTCACACCAATCCATTTCACTCTGTAGCTTTTCAGGAATTTTTTGCTAAAAGGGGACTTTACCCTACCGAAGAGGAGTTTTCCTTGCACATGTATGGGAAAAGCAACTCCTATATCATGAGTCATTTTCTGGGAAGGAAAATTGAAGGACAGGAATTGTTGGAACTGGAAGATGAAAAGGAAAGCTTGTTCAGAGAGATTTATCAAGATAAAGTTAATCCCATCAATGGGTTTTTGGAGTTTTTTGAATCCCTAAAAGAAAATGGATTACTTACAGGAGTAGCCACTTCTGCACCTAGGGCAAATTTGGAATTGATTATCGGCAAGCTTGGGATTGTAGAAAAAATGGAATCCACCTTGGCCAGTGAGGATGTGAAAAAGCATAAACCCGATCCTGAAATATACTTAAAGTCTGCCAAAAACCTGGAGATGTTCCCAGAGTGCTGTGTGGTTTTTGAGGATTCGTTTTCTGGAGTAACAGCAGCTAAAAATGCAGGAATGAAAGTGATAGGCGTACTTTCTTCCCATACCAAGAAGGAATTACCTGTATGTGACCTTTACATAGAGGACTACAGGGGGTTGGATGTAAAGAATATATTGAATTTGTTGTTTAATTAA